A DNA window from Sphingopyxis sp. CCNWLW2 contains the following coding sequences:
- the greB gene encoding transcription elongation factor GreB, whose amino-acid sequence MAGDKTNIISPAGFAALRAEYDALLGGERPKLVEVISWAAGNGDRSENGDYIYGRKRLREIDRRLSFLARRMKAARVVDPAEQPDKSRIWFGATVELADDDDARRIVTLVGDDEAEAGEGRIGWNSPLARALRGAAVGDLRTVQLPAGPKEWEVMAVGYP is encoded by the coding sequence ATGGCGGGGGACAAGACGAACATCATCAGTCCGGCGGGCTTTGCCGCGCTGCGCGCCGAATATGACGCGCTGCTCGGCGGCGAGCGCCCGAAGCTGGTCGAGGTGATCAGCTGGGCGGCGGGCAATGGCGACCGCAGCGAAAATGGCGACTATATCTATGGCCGCAAGCGGCTGCGCGAGATCGACCGGCGCCTCTCGTTCCTGGCCCGCCGCATGAAGGCGGCGCGCGTCGTCGATCCCGCCGAGCAGCCCGACAAGAGCCGCATCTGGTTCGGCGCCACCGTCGAACTCGCCGACGATGACGACGCACGCCGCATCGTCACGCTCGTCGGCGACGACGAGGCCGAGGCGGGCGAGGGCCGGATCGGGTGGAACAGCCCGCTCGCCCGTGCTTTGCGCGGCGCCGCGGTAGGCGACCTCAGGACCGTGCAGCTTCCCGCCGGGCCCAAGGAATGGGAAGTGATGGCGGTCGGCTATCCCTGA
- a CDS encoding lytic transglycosylase domain-containing protein, translating into MAAMISLTRISRLALAAALLIPTTAHASELTPEQMAWYRAQMGLAATSGPPPSTSSVGDAVMEWRRLTANTGASFDQLSRFLMANKGWPDNDKMRTRAEKAISLDSYDPQRTLAYFQAYPPQTASGQLRYALALNASGRREDANAAVRRAWTSGPLDDYETSRALAMFPGAITPADHDARMDRLLWLGATPAASRQLAYTSPDKRNVFAARLAMRNASVDAAFQASAAESANPALTRTDAGYITDKATWLRKAGRVGEARALLAAPRSLAKPPTDPEEWLETLLTNARQASEGGDKTTAYNIARQIDDAFAPGTVIRETSLSVRDDYTSLAWLAGQLAYRDLRRPAEAVRLYRAYGEAARSAQTRTKGFYWAGRAALAAGDRSTANAHFADAAQHYDQYYGQLSLERLNRPQPKPTPDPTIQVSNDERRAFEDDRLVRAARALGEIGAWREQSQFLRALAQQATSPADHVLAGKLASQIGRPDLGVMIGRSAQANSLDAVEVSGFPTVRVPAGHEGNWTFIHAITRQESQFDRQAISHAGARGMMQLMPGTAREVAGKLGMSYDMGSLTTDTNYNMMLGSTYFQQMLRYFGGSYPLAVAAYNAGPGNVNKWLRANGDPRGGGIEMVDWIEAIPIFETRNYVQRVLENAVVYDTLRDGGGSRQQAPLSFYLGKRTPG; encoded by the coding sequence GCCGCCGTCGACGAGCTCGGTCGGCGATGCGGTGATGGAATGGCGGCGGCTGACGGCGAATACCGGCGCCTCGTTCGACCAGCTTTCGCGCTTCCTGATGGCGAACAAGGGCTGGCCCGATAATGACAAGATGCGCACGCGCGCCGAAAAAGCCATCTCGCTCGACAGCTATGATCCGCAGCGCACCCTCGCCTATTTCCAGGCTTACCCGCCGCAGACCGCGAGCGGGCAGCTCCGCTATGCGCTCGCGCTCAACGCGTCGGGGCGCCGCGAAGACGCCAATGCCGCAGTGCGCCGCGCGTGGACCAGCGGGCCGCTCGACGATTACGAAACGAGCCGCGCGCTCGCTATGTTCCCCGGCGCGATCACCCCCGCCGACCATGACGCGCGCATGGACCGGCTGCTCTGGCTCGGCGCCACCCCCGCCGCGAGCCGCCAGCTCGCCTATACCTCGCCCGACAAGCGCAATGTCTTCGCGGCACGGCTCGCGATGCGCAATGCCTCGGTCGACGCGGCCTTTCAGGCATCGGCCGCCGAAAGCGCCAACCCGGCGCTGACCCGCACCGATGCGGGCTATATCACCGACAAGGCGACCTGGCTGCGCAAGGCGGGCCGCGTTGGCGAAGCGCGCGCATTGCTCGCCGCGCCGCGCTCGCTCGCCAAGCCGCCGACCGATCCCGAGGAATGGCTGGAAACGCTGCTTACCAACGCGCGGCAGGCGAGCGAAGGCGGCGACAAGACCACCGCCTATAATATCGCGCGCCAGATCGACGACGCCTTCGCGCCCGGAACGGTGATCCGCGAGACGTCGCTTAGCGTGCGCGACGATTATACCTCGCTCGCCTGGCTCGCGGGGCAGCTCGCCTATCGCGACCTGCGTCGTCCCGCCGAGGCGGTGCGCCTCTATCGCGCGTATGGCGAAGCCGCGCGCTCGGCGCAAACACGGACGAAGGGCTTCTACTGGGCCGGCCGCGCGGCGCTGGCGGCGGGTGACCGCTCGACAGCGAATGCGCATTTCGCCGATGCCGCGCAGCATTATGACCAATATTATGGCCAGTTGTCGCTGGAGCGGCTGAACCGTCCGCAGCCCAAGCCGACCCCCGATCCGACCATTCAGGTCAGTAATGACGAGCGCCGCGCGTTCGAGGACGACCGGCTGGTCCGCGCCGCGCGCGCGCTCGGCGAGATTGGCGCGTGGCGCGAACAGTCGCAGTTCCTGCGCGCACTCGCGCAACAGGCGACCTCGCCCGCCGACCATGTTCTTGCGGGCAAGCTGGCGTCGCAAATCGGACGCCCCGACCTTGGCGTGATGATCGGCCGCAGCGCGCAGGCGAACAGCCTTGATGCCGTCGAAGTTTCGGGTTTCCCAACCGTCCGTGTTCCCGCCGGGCATGAAGGCAACTGGACTTTCATCCACGCGATCACGCGGCAGGAAAGCCAGTTCGACCGGCAGGCGATCAGCCACGCCGGCGCGCGCGGGATGATGCAGTTGATGCCGGGCACCGCGCGCGAAGTCGCGGGCAAGCTCGGCATGAGCTATGACATGGGCTCGCTGACCACCGACACCAATTACAATATGATGCTGGGCTCGACCTATTTCCAGCAGATGCTGCGCTATTTCGGCGGCAGCTATCCGCTTGCCGTCGCGGCGTACAACGCAGGGCCAGGCAATGTGAACAAATGGCTGCGCGCCAATGGCGACCCGCGCGGCGGCGGGATCGAGATGGTCGACTGGATCGAGGCGATCCCGATTTTCGAGACGCGCAATTATGTCCAGCGTGTGCTGGAAAATGCCGTCGTTTACGACACGCTGCGCGATGGCGGCGGGTCGCGGCAGCAGGCGCCGCTGAGTTTCTACCTCGGCAAACGCACGCCCGGCTAA